The following proteins are encoded in a genomic region of Vigna radiata var. radiata cultivar VC1973A unplaced genomic scaffold, Vradiata_ver6 scaffold_51, whole genome shotgun sequence:
- the LOC106780652 gene encoding RINT1-like protein MAG2L isoform X2, giving the protein MSCHTGNMFKSELLNSPISEDAGRKHDKLLQAIKAMNDIEEVLIGVEKFHPQWYCLLKSVDTRVDRILSALRPQIFADHRALLVSLGWPPKLFLSNSGNDRITDLPNPLVLMQEDKRRNYSRSFIALCALQHLQKRREERQLNNNNLIEIDTQYKQLWAIDELVSPIASRMEYHFTKWSEQPEYMFALAYKVTRDFIAGIDGVLQPLIDKARLVSCSAKEAWVSAVVQMLSGFLEKNVFSLLAERYKVKHLKSNVSSSWLHLVDLTIAFDKKMQFLLNLETCFLAVSESFEGQSRGVSVLSIFCNRPDWLKIWAKIEFKNAWKKLNTELKEEKSWVISRICKPGIDNNQEYLLLAVEDYKAPPIAEFFLKIICDIIERCKTMPSILSRAQFIRFTAGRLLWYFFKLLLFQFKAKELRLDNSDNVAIVMMCGLINAARYIWIKLHEWSDTIEFLEMKIAENDAGKPIQDNTMDNGCFFNEEIRSLSEMETNWLMEIIAVVLRQFEMLSWEYVQNDDSFKDNRDITNLREDVDLVVSDDFVEALYALKSWLQTVKINLNRKDFLDLWRSIAEGLDHYISGSIVRNEVWFFKVGANQFEADIQALIFIFQPYCVRPQAFFPCIGEILKLLKLKKEEVKLMQTLLSNNENGFECLHLYGISNLSVNQVLQVLRCKIWVG; this is encoded by the exons ATGTCTTGCCACACAGGGAATATGTTTAAATCGGAGCTCTTGAATTCACCAATCTCTGAA GATGCTGGAAGAAAACATGACAAGTTGCTTCAGGCCATAAAAGCCATGAATGATATTGAAGAAGTATTGATTGGTGTTGAGAAATTCCATCCTCAGTGGTATTGTCTTCTGAAGTCTGTTGACACCAGAGTAGATAGGATCTTATCTGCTCTCCGGCCACAAATTTTTGCAGATCACCGGGCTCTTCTAGTCTCTCTTGGTTGGCCACCAAAACTATTTCTGTCGAACAGTGGAAACGATCGTATCACAGACCTTCCTAATCCATTGGTTCTTATGcaagaagataaaagaagaaattactCTCGAAGTTTTATTGCTCTTTGTGCTTTGCAGCATCTGCAAAAGAGAAGGGAAGAAAGACagcttaataataataatcttataGAAATAGACACTCAGTATAAACAGCTGTGGGCCATTGATGAATTAGTATCACCTATTGCATCAAGGATGGAATACCATTTCACCAAATGGTCTGAGCAGCCAGAATATATGTTTGCTTTGGCATATAAAGTTACCAGAGATTTTATTGCTGGAATAGATGGTGTCTTGCAGCCACTTATTGACAAGGCCAGGCTTGTCAGTTGCAGTGCAAAGGAGGCGTGGGTCTCTGCAGTGGTCCAAATGCTTTCTGGCTTTCTGGAAAAAAACGTTTTTTCTTTGCTCGCTGAAAGATATAAAGTAAAGCATTTGAAGTCTAATGTATCATCTTCATGGCTTCACCTTGTGGATCTTACCATTGCATTTGACAAAAAGATGCAATTTCTTCTCAATCTGGAGACTTGTTTTTTGGCAGTGTCTGAAAGTTTTGAAGGGCAGTCCAGAGGTGTATCAGTTCTATCAATATTTTGTAATAGGCCTGATTGGCTGAAGATCTGGGCAAAAATAGAGTTCAAAAATGCCTGGAAGAAACTTAATACTGAACTGAAAGAAGAGAAGTCGTGGGTGATTTCTAGAATTTGTAAACCTGGGATTGATAATAATCAGGAGTATCTGCTATTGGCTGTTGAAGATTACAAAGCTCCACCTATCGCAgagttttttcttaaaattatctGCGATATAATTGAACGCTGCAAAACTATGCCATCCATTTTATCACGTGCGCAATTTATTAGATTTACTGCAGGAAGATTGCTTTGGTACTTCTTTAAGCTTTTACTTTTTCAGTTCAAGGCAAAGGAATTACGTCTGGATAATTCTGATAATGTTGCTATAGTTATGATGTGTGGGCTAATAAATGCTGCCAGATATATTTGGATTAAATTACATGAATGGAGTGATACTATCGAGTTTTTGGAGATGAAAATTGCTGAAAATGATGCTGGCAAGCCCATCCAAGATAATACAATGGATAATGGCTGCTTTTTTAACGAAGAAATAAGAAGCTTGTCTGAAATGGAAACAAACTGGCTTATGGAAATTATTGCAGTTGTTCTTCGACAGTTTGAAATGCTTTCCTGGGAATATGTTCAAAACGATGATAGCTTTAAGGACAACCGAGATATTACAAATCTTAGAGAGGACGTTGATTTAGTTGTTTCCGATGATTTTGTTGAAGCTTTGTACGCTTTAAAAAGCTGGCTTCAAACTGTGAAGATAAATCTCAATAGAAAGGATTTTTTGGATTTGTGGAGAAGCATTGCTGAGGGGCTAGATCATTACATCTCAGGCAGCATTGTCAGAAATGAGGTTTGGTTCTTTAAGGTGGGAGCCAATCAATTTGAAGCTGATATACAAGCActgatatttatttttcagcCTTACTGTGTCCGCCCACAAGCATTTTTTCCTTGTATTGGTGAGATTCTTAAGCTTTTGAAACTGAAAAAGGAAGAGGTAAAGCTAATGCAGACACTTTTGTCCAACAATGAAAATGGATTTGAGTGTTTGCATCTTTATGGAATTTCTAATCTATCAGTTAATCAAGTTCTTCAAGTTCTTAGATGCAAAATTTGGGTTGGTTGA